One genomic window of Mus pahari chromosome 23, PAHARI_EIJ_v1.1, whole genome shotgun sequence includes the following:
- the Rab35 gene encoding ras-related protein Rab-35 isoform X1, which yields MARDYDHLFKLLIIGDSGVGKSSLLLRFADNTFSGSYITTIGVDFKIRTVEINGEKVKLQIWDTAGQERFRTITSTYYRGTHGVIVVYDVTSAESFVNVKRWLHEINQNCDDVCRILVGNKNDDPERKVVETEDAYKFAGQMGIQLFETSAKENVNVEEMFNCITELVLRAKKDNLAKQQQQQQNDVVKLTKNSKRKKRCC from the exons GTGTGGGCAAGAGCAGCTTGCTGTTACGATTTGCAGACAACACCTTCTCAG GCAGCTACATCACCACGATCGGGGTGGATTTCAAGATCCGGACTGTGGAGATCAACGGAGAGAAGGTGAAGCTGCAGATCTGGGACACGGCAGGGCAGGAGCGCTTCCGCACCATCACCTCTAC GTATTATCGGGGGACCCACGGGGTCATTGTGGTTTACGACGTCACTAGTGCCGAGTCCTTTGTCAATGTCAAGCGATGGCTTCATGAAATCAACCAGAACTGTGACGATGTGTGCCGAATATTAG TGGGCAATAAGAATGATGACCCTGAGCGGAAGGTGGTAGAGACAGAAGATGCCTACAAATTTGCCGGGCAGATGGGGATCCAGCTCTTTGAGACCAGTGCCAAGGAGAACGTCAATGTGGAAGAG ATGTTCAACTGTATCACAGAGCTGGTTCTACGAGCAAAGAAAGACAACTTGgcgaaacagcagcagcaacaacagaacGATGTGGTGAAGCTCACCAAAAACAGTAAACGAAAGAAACGCTGCTGCTAA